The Vitis vinifera cultivar Pinot Noir 40024 chromosome 12, ASM3070453v1 genome has a segment encoding these proteins:
- the LOC100267543 gene encoding NDR1/HIN1-like protein 13 — MTSRANVNGEHNLRPPPNHHHHPHSQHHSHYQSPSYSPSSASFKGCCCCLFLLFSFLALLVLAVVLIIVLAVKPKKPQFDLQQVGVQYMGITANPSSTVAGSPPTPTSASLSLNIKMLFTAVNPNKVGIKYGESRFTVMYRGIPLGKGVVPGFYQPAHSVRQVETTVAVDRANLLQADAADLIKDASLNDRVELRILGEVGAKIRVLDFTSPGVQVSVDCAIVISPRKQSLTYKQCGFDGLSV; from the exons ATGACGTCCAGGGCTAACGTGAACGGAGAACACAACCTACGCCCTCCCCcaaaccaccaccaccaccctcACAGTCAGCACCATAGCCACTACCAATCGCCGTCCTATTCGCCCTCCTCGGCATCCTTCAAAGGCTGTTGCTGCTGCCTCTTCCTCCTCTTCTCCTTCCTCGCTCTCCTCGTCCTCGCCGTCGTCCTCATCATCGTCCTCGCTGTTAAGCCCAAGAAGCCCCAATTTGATCTCCAGCAGGTGGGCGTGCAGTACATGGGCATCACCGCCAACCCCTCCTCCACCGTCGCCGGTAGCCCCCCCACCCCCACTTCCGCCTCCCTCTCCCTCAATATCAAGATGCTCTTCACTGCCGTCAATCCCAACAAGGTGGGAATTAAGTACGGCGAGTCCAGGTTTACGGTGATGTATCGAGGGATCCCCCTCGGAAAAGGGGTGGTCCCGGGGTTCTACCAGCCGGCCCACAGCGTCCGTCAGGTGGAGACCACCGTCGCCGTCGACCGCGCCAACCTCCTCCAGGCCGACGCCGCAGACCTCATCAAAGACGCCTCCCTCAACGACCGCGTCGAGCTCAGGATTCTGGGCGAGGTCGGTGCCAAGATCCGAGTCTTAGACTTCACTTCTCCCGGTGTCCAG GTGTCTGTAGACTGTGCAATAGTGATAAGTCCAAGGAAGCAGTCTCTAACATACAAGCAGTGCGGATTTGATGGACTGAGCGTTTGA